The segment CGGTGTTCGCGACTTGGCGGACCGCCGAGTCGTTTCAGCCGCACTTTTTGCCGCACCTATTGCCGTACTGACAAGTCCTCCGAAGCCGTTTCAGGCTTGAGGTAAGGCATGATAGATGCGTGAGCAACAGCACAGGACTTCCCCGGCGTTCGATGGGTTCCCGGGTGATTAACCACCCACCCGCAGGCCAGGTTGTCCGTGCCCGGATGACAGGCTCCCAGCGCCGCTCCCAACTTATCGAGATAGGCCGGGGCCTCTTCGCCGCCCGAGGCCTGGACGCCACCACTATTGACGAAATCGCGGCCGCCGCCGGAGTGTCCAAGCCGGTAATTTACGAACACTTCGGATCGAAGGAAGGCCTCTACACCCAGGTCGTGGAGCTCGAATTCCGGATCCTGCTGGAGGCCATCAACGCGTCCCTGGCCGCTGAAGCCAAACCTCGCGTCCTCGTTGAACAGGCGGCCCTTGCGTTGCTCGGTTACATCGAAGAGCGGAGCGACGGTTTCCGTATCCTCATGCGGGACGCCCCGCCTTCCCGACCCGAAGGCGCCTTCTCCACCTTGCTCTCCCACGTGGCGGACCGGGTGGAAGGCCTGCTTGCCGACGAATTCTCCCGGCGCGGCTTCAGCGCTGCGGACGGAGCCATGTATGCCCAAATGCTGGTAGGCATGGTGGCCATGACCGGCCAATGGTGGCTGGACCACCGTGAACCCGACAAACGCGTGGTGGCCGCCCACCTGGTCAACCTAGCGTGGAACGGCCTGACGGGCCTGCAGAAGGATCCGGAGCTCCGGAGCGAGGGCTAAGATCCCGTCGACACGGAAAATCCCTGTCGACACCGGAATCCGCGCATCGATTTCCTCGATCTGTGTCGCCGGAACATTTGCGCGCCTACTCCCCCAGAGTCTCTGCCGCTTCGAGCCATTCGAGTTCAAGGCCTTCTTTTTCCTCAAGGAGTTCCTGCAGCTTGGTGTTCAGTTCGCCGAGGGCGTCGAAATCACCCGATTGCGACTTGGCCGCCATCTGGACGTGGAGTTTCTCTTCTTGCTGCGCGATCTTGCCCAGCTGGCGGTCTATCCTGTTCAGGTCCTTGCGGGCTTCGCGTTTCTCTGCCTCACTCGGCCCGGAGATGACGGCGCCGGAGCCGCTTGCCGCCGTCGGGCTGCTGCTCCCGCTCGACGTCCCGCCGAACACTGCACCGCTCGCAAGCGCCGCTTCCCGCAATTCCAGGTACTGGTCAACGCCACCCGGGAGCCCTCGCAGCTTGCCGTCGCCCAGAAGCGCCATCTGGGAATCCGTCACGCGTTCCAGGAGGTAGCGGTCGTGGCTGACCACAATCAGGGTGCCTGGCCAGCCGTCCAGGACGTCTTCGACGGCGGCAAGAGTGTCGGTATCGAGGTCGTTGGTAGGTTCGTCGAGCATCAGGACGTTGGGTTCGCCCACCAACAGGCGCAGCAGTTGCAAGCGGCGCCGCTCCCCACCGGAAAGGTCGGTGACCGGCGTCCACTGCTTTTCCTTCGTGAACCCGAGCTGCTCCACGAGCTGGCCGGCCGTGAATTCCTTGCCGCCCACGCTGAACGAACGCTTCTCGCGCTCGATGACCTCGATTACGCGAAGGTCCGAGACGTCGTCGAGCTCTTTGACGTCCTGGCTGAGCACGGCGGTGACAACAGTCTTGCCGCGCTTGACCTTGCCGGAACTCGGCGCGATCTCGCCGTTAAGGAGCCGCAGCAGCGTGGACTTTCCGGCGCCGTTGACACCCACGAGTCCGAGCCGCTGCCCCGGCGCCAGGCGCAGGGTGATGTCGTCGAAGAGCTTCCTGCCGGCACCGTCGCCCAGGAAATCCAGGGAGACGCCTTCAAGGTCCAGCACATCCTTGCCGAGCCGGGCCGTGGCCATCTTACTCAGGGCCACCGAGTCGCGCGGATCGGGAACATCGGCGATCAGCTCGTTGGCGGCTTCGATGCGGAACTTGGGCTTGGATGTGCGCGCCGGGGCGCCCCGGCGGAGCCACGCCAGCTCTTTCTTGACCAGCTGTTGCCGCTTGCTTTCGACGACGGATGCGCTTCGGTCACGCTCGGCGCGGGCCAATACGTAGGCCGCGTAGCCGCCGTCGAACGGGTCCACCATCGCATCATGCACTTCCCAGGTCCGGTTGCAGACTTCGTCCAGGAACCATCGATCGTGGGTCACCACAAGGAACGCCCCTTGGTTTGGCCGCCAGCGCGTCTTCAAGTGCCGGGAGAGCCAGGCGACGCCTTCCACGTCGAGGTGGTTGGTGGGCTCGTCAAGCATGATGACGTCATGGTCTTCGATGAGCAGCTTGGCCAGGGCCACCCGACGCTTCTGCCCGCCCGAGAGCGCATGCACGTTGGCGTGCCAGTCGACGTCGGCAACGAGCCCTCCCATGATTTCGCGGATCTTGGGGTTCGCGGCCCATTCGTGGTCGGCCTGGTCGCCGACAATCGCGGCACCCACTGTGAGGTCGCCGTCGAGCACGTCGGACTGGTCGAGGTAGCCGACGTTCACGTCGCCGCGTTTGGTCACACGGCCGGAATCCGGCGTCGAACGCAAAGCCAGCAAGCGCATCAGCGTGGACTTGCCGTCACCGTTGCGCCCGACCATGCCGATCCTGTCGCCGTCCTCCAAACCAAGGGTGACGCCGTCGAGGATGGTGCGGGTTGCGAACGAAACGGTGAGGTTTTCACCGCCGAGCAGGTGGGCCACTAGGTACTACTTTCTGGTGTGAATCGTTGGGAAGATCGCTACTGGTTGAATCGCTACTGCGAGCTGTCATAGGAGGGTATCTGAGATGATCCGGGCACCGGGAACAGGGCCGTGCACAGCAAGGGCGTTGTGCCCCAGATGGCGAAGCTCCTCGGCCAGCTCCTCCGCCGCGCGAGGGTTGGGCGCGAGCAAAGCCACGGTGGGGCCGGAACCGGAAACGATCCCGGCGAGGGCACCGCTGGACTCCCCGAGTCCGATAGTGTCACGCAATTCCGGGGCCAGCTCGATCGAGGCTCGCTGGAGGTCGTTGATGAGGACTTTACTCAGGGCATCTGGATCGCCTTTGCGCAGCGACTGAAGGATCTTGGCATCGACCTCCAGCGGCTCGGGGATGACGAGTCCCTCGGCGTCACGGAGCCTGTCCAGCGCGTGGAAGACCTCGGGCGTGGAGAGTCCGTAGTCGGCGCAGACCAGGACCCAGTCCATCTGCGCTTTCGCGAGAGCCGGTGACAGTTCGTCGCCGATGCCAAGCCCGACGGCGGTCCCTCCCAACAGCGAGAACGGCACGTCCGCGCCCAACTCGGCTGCAAGGTGGGCCAGTTCTTCGCGTGACAAGCCGCTGTTCCAGAGGGCATCGCAGGCCAGGAGGGTCGCCGCGGCGTCGGCGGACCCGCCGCCCATGCCCCCGGCGACCGGGACGCGCTTGGTGATTTCCAAATGCACGCCCGTGGAGTCCTCCGAGACATCCCTCATGATGGCGGCGGCCTTGTAGGCCAGGTTCCGCTCGTCCAGGGGGATGTCCACCCCGTCGAGGTCCAACGTGCTTGCGGGACCGATGCTGACCGTGATCCCGGGCTCCTCGGTGCTCGTGGCGGCTACTTCCTCGTACAAGGACACCGCCAGGTAGACGCTGGCGACGGAGTGGTAGCCGTCGGGCCGCAAGGGTCCGACGTTGAGGGACACGTTTACCTTGCCGGGTGCCCGGACACGCACCGTCCTTGCGACGAAGCGGCCGCGATTCGCGCCGCTGATTGCCGGATTCATGCGTCCAGGGGGTGGCGTGCCTCGGCGATGCGGACGAACGCGTTGATATCGAGAACCTCTCCACGCGCGGTCGGGTCAACGCCTGCGGCCACGATGTATCGTTCGGCCTCTGCCGCGCTCCCTGCCCACGATGCCAAGGCCGCGCGAAGCGTCTTGCGGCGCTGTGCAAACGCGGCATCGATGACCGCGAAGACCTGTTCACGGGTGGCGTGCGTCGCGGGCGGTGTGCCGCGGGTGAAGGAGACGAGCCCGGAATGGATCTTTGGCGCTGGCCAGAAGACATTCATGCCGATGACTCCGGCCTTGCGCATGTGGCCATACCACGCGGCCTTGACCGAGGGGACGCCGTAGATCTTGGAACCGGGACCTGCGGCCAGCCGGTCGGCCACCTCGTCCTGGACCATGACGAGCCCGTGTTGCAGGCTCGGGAAATGTTGGAGCAGGTGCAGGACCACGGGAACAGCCACGTTGTACGGCAGGTTGGCCACGAGGGCGGTCGGCGGCACGGGAAGTTCGGTGACCTTCATGGCGTCGGAAACGACGAGGTGGAAATCATCCGCCGCCTCCGGGCGCCACGTGCGCACTGTTTCGGGCAATTTGCCGGCCAATACAGGATCGATTTCCACGGCGACCACTGTTTTGGCGGCGTCAAGCAGGCCGAGCGTCAACGAACCCAGCCCTGGCCCGACCTCCAGCACGGTTTCCTCAGGATCAATACCGGCGGCCGCAACGATCCTGCGGATCGTGTTGCCGTCAATGACGAAGTTCTGGCCCAGGGTCTTGGTGGGGCGGACACCGATTTCCTCGGCGAGCCGTCGGATGTCGGCAGCTCCCAGGAGGGGCGCGACGGCGGCGTGTTCGGAATTCGGTTCAGTCACCTAGGTATCGTATCGTCTGCCCGACCGGCGGGAGCGCCCGCCTGTCAGCTGCGTGACGCGAAAAGGCCGGGCCCGAACTGAACTGGTCCCCGAAAGTTGGACTGGCTAAGTAAGATCCTAAGCCGCGAGGGCCTGGGAACGGTATTGCGCCGGGCTCAGGCCCTCGAGCTTTGTCGAGATCCGTTCGGTGTTGTACCAGCGGATGTACTCGTGCAGTGCCGCTGTCAGTGCGTCGGTGCTGATGAACCGGACACGATGGAAGAGTTCTTCTTTGAGATGACCGAAGAAGTTTTCCATCACGGCATTGTCGTAGCAGTTGGCCTTGCGTGACATTGATTGGACCGCTCCGGCAACGCTGAGGAGAGTCCGCCAGGAGTGATGCTGGTACTGGAATCCCTGGTCGGAATGCACCAGCGGTTTCTCACCGTCCTTGAGGGTCGTCAGCGCCTTACTCAGCGATGTGTTGGTGAGCTCCAGGTTCGGCGAGATGCCGAGGGTGTACGAGATGATCTGCCGGTCGAAGAGGTCCATGACCGGTGAGAGGTAGAGCTTGCGATCGCCGACGCTGAATTCGGTCACGTCCGTCACCCACTTCTGGTTCGGGGCGGTCGCTTCGAAATCCCGGTTGAGCACGTTCGGAGCGACGGCGCCTTGTTCGCCGCGGTAGGAGTTGTAGCGCTTCTTCCGCCGGACCTTGCAGACCAGCCCGAGTGTCCGCATCAGCTTCAGCACGGTCTTCTTCGCGGTCCTCCAGCCTTGCCTGGCCAGCTCGATGTGGACGCGTCGGTGCCCGTACCTGCCATGGTTCTTCTTAAAGATCTCCGTGACCGCGCTCTTGAGAGCCTCTTGCGGATCGGGGGCCTGGAGCCGGGCCTGGTGATAGAAGAACGTCGAGCGGGCAATGCCAGCGATGTCCAGGAGCAATTCCAGGCGGTGTTGGGCCTTGAGAGCGATGACGGCGCGGACCTTTACCGCGGATCCTCGTCCCTCAAGGCCTGCACTTTTCCCAGGAACGCCACCTCTGCCCGCAAGCGCTCGTTCTCACGGCGCAACCTTTGCAGTTCTGACTCAGGCTGCGACGGCGCCTCGAAAGGCGACTTCGGGCGGCCCCTGGGCTTCGGACGCAGTCCGTCTTCGCCTTCATTCCGATACAGGCTTGCCCACTTCTTGATCAGAAGCGGGGACGACAGCTGGAACTCCTGCGCCAAGGCCACCTGGGTCTCTCCAGCCAGAAACCGCTGCACAACAGCGAGTTTGAACTCAAACGAAAACTGCCGCTTGGTTGGCTTGGCCACTAGCGTTGTACCTCCGCGAACTCTCCACCGGTCATATAACCGGCCTATGGCCCGCTTGCTCACCCCGAGCTTTGTGGCAACGGACTTCGCGCCCCAACCGGTCTCAAACAACGCTACCGCGGCCGCGCGCTGCTCCTCGGACAACGAACTGCTTTTTAACATGAAACTGCTCCCCGTAAGTCAGAACTGAATTCTCAGTCCAACTTTCGGGGAGCAGTTCAAACATTCCGGACCCGGCCAATTTCATCGATGCTTTAGCTGGACGCTGCCCAGCCGCAGCCCCACGGCGAGAGGCCGCGCTGCGCGTAGACGCGGTTCGCGATGTCGATCTGCTGGGCCTTGCTGGCGGCCGCGGCGTTCGGAGCGTAGGCGCCACCGCCGGAACCGATCCAGGTCTGGACGTCGAACTGCAGGCCACCGTAGTAACCGTTACCGGTGTTGATAGCCCAGTTCCCACCGGACTCACACTGGGCAACCTTGTCCCACATTGCTTCGTTCGGCGCGCCAGTAGGACCGGAAGCGCCGGAAGCGCCGGATGCAACAGTCGCGGCAGGGGTCGGCTTGGGGCGTTCCTTGGTTCCGACAGTCACTTTCGCGAGGACCGGCTTGACGGTGACATCGGAGGAGACTAGAGTCCGGGTCGCTTCGCGACCATCCACCAGGACGAGCTTGAACGTCTTGCTGAGCAGCCCGAGGACACCCTCCTGGGTCACGGTCTTCTGGTCACTGAACTGGGTGGAGTCTTCCGTGGTGACGGTGTCGAAAGGAACGTTTTCCGTTTCCGTGGCGGTCTTGCTCGTGTCCACCCGGGAAACCTTGATCACCATGTTCGGGACCACGGGAGCCGAGTTCGGCTGGGAAACGCGATCGTTCGGGCCGAGCGCGACTCCGGCATCGCTGAGGACGGTGCCGACGTCGGCCGCCGTCGTCGTCTTGGAGGAGCTCTGACCGTCCACGATCAGGCTAATCGTCTTGGGGGTCATGATCGAGACGAAGGATCCGGAAACGGCGAGCTGGGTGTCTTTGGGCTGGGAAACAGC is part of the Arthrobacter methylotrophus genome and harbors:
- a CDS encoding TetR/AcrR family transcriptional regulator, with product MGSRVINHPPAGQVVRARMTGSQRRSQLIEIGRGLFAARGLDATTIDEIAAAAGVSKPVIYEHFGSKEGLYTQVVELEFRILLEAINASLAAEAKPRVLVEQAALALLGYIEERSDGFRILMRDAPPSRPEGAFSTLLSHVADRVEGLLADEFSRRGFSAADGAMYAQMLVGMVAMTGQWWLDHREPDKRVVAAHLVNLAWNGLTGLQKDPELRSEG
- a CDS encoding ABC-F family ATP-binding cassette domain-containing protein yields the protein MAHLLGGENLTVSFATRTILDGVTLGLEDGDRIGMVGRNGDGKSTLMRLLALRSTPDSGRVTKRGDVNVGYLDQSDVLDGDLTVGAAIVGDQADHEWAANPKIREIMGGLVADVDWHANVHALSGGQKRRVALAKLLIEDHDVIMLDEPTNHLDVEGVAWLSRHLKTRWRPNQGAFLVVTHDRWFLDEVCNRTWEVHDAMVDPFDGGYAAYVLARAERDRSASVVESKRQQLVKKELAWLRRGAPARTSKPKFRIEAANELIADVPDPRDSVALSKMATARLGKDVLDLEGVSLDFLGDGAGRKLFDDITLRLAPGQRLGLVGVNGAGKSTLLRLLNGEIAPSSGKVKRGKTVVTAVLSQDVKELDDVSDLRVIEVIEREKRSFSVGGKEFTAGQLVEQLGFTKEKQWTPVTDLSGGERRRLQLLRLLVGEPNVLMLDEPTNDLDTDTLAAVEDVLDGWPGTLIVVSHDRYLLERVTDSQMALLGDGKLRGLPGGVDQYLELREAALASGAVFGGTSSGSSSPTAASGSGAVISGPSEAEKREARKDLNRIDRQLGKIAQQEEKLHVQMAAKSQSGDFDALGELNTKLQELLEEKEGLELEWLEAAETLGE
- a CDS encoding 4-(cytidine 5'-diphospho)-2-C-methyl-D-erythritol kinase, whose protein sequence is MNPAISGANRGRFVARTVRVRAPGKVNVSLNVGPLRPDGYHSVASVYLAVSLYEEVAATSTEEPGITVSIGPASTLDLDGVDIPLDERNLAYKAAAIMRDVSEDSTGVHLEITKRVPVAGGMGGGSADAAATLLACDALWNSGLSREELAHLAAELGADVPFSLLGGTAVGLGIGDELSPALAKAQMDWVLVCADYGLSTPEVFHALDRLRDAEGLVIPEPLEVDAKILQSLRKGDPDALSKVLINDLQRASIELAPELRDTIGLGESSGALAGIVSGSGPTVALLAPNPRAAEELAEELRHLGHNALAVHGPVPGARIISDTLL
- the rsmA gene encoding 16S rRNA (adenine(1518)-N(6)/adenine(1519)-N(6))-dimethyltransferase RsmA; translation: MTEPNSEHAAVAPLLGAADIRRLAEEIGVRPTKTLGQNFVIDGNTIRRIVAAAGIDPEETVLEVGPGLGSLTLGLLDAAKTVVAVEIDPVLAGKLPETVRTWRPEAADDFHLVVSDAMKVTELPVPPTALVANLPYNVAVPVVLHLLQHFPSLQHGLVMVQDEVADRLAAGPGSKIYGVPSVKAAWYGHMRKAGVIGMNVFWPAPKIHSGLVSFTRGTPPATHATREQVFAVIDAAFAQRRKTLRAALASWAGSAAEAERYIVAAGVDPTARGEVLDINAFVRIAEARHPLDA
- a CDS encoding IS3 family transposase; the encoded protein is MLLDIAGIARSTFFYHQARLQAPDPQEALKSAVTEIFKKNHGRYGHRRVHIELARQGWRTAKKTVLKLMRTLGLVCKVRRKKRYNSYRGEQGAVAPNVLNRDFEATAPNQKWVTDVTEFSVGDRKLYLSPVMDLFDRQIISYTLGISPNLELTNTSLSKALTTLKDGEKPLVHSDQGFQYQHHSWRTLLSVAGAVQSMSRKANCYDNAVMENFFGHLKEELFHRVRFISTDALTAALHEYIRWYNTERISTKLEGLSPAQYRSQALAA
- a CDS encoding helix-turn-helix domain-containing protein, coding for MLKSSSLSEEQRAAAVALFETGWGAKSVATKLGVSKRAIGRLYDRWRVRGGTTLVAKPTKRQFSFEFKLAVVQRFLAGETQVALAQEFQLSSPLLIKKWASLYRNEGEDGLRPKPRGRPKSPFEAPSQPESELQRLRRENERLRAEVAFLGKVQALRDEDPR
- a CDS encoding transglycosylase family protein, whose amino-acid sequence is MVKFFTTGGKFSFVKVGAQLLVLSALVLGVVAFTGNNKSVTLNVDGKVSSVQTFGSTVDQVVKAAKVDLKAEDRVSPALDASVQNGSIINVNLAKAVTVSLDGAQRTVNTTAPNVEGLVSELGVASASAVSQPKDTQLAVSGSFVSIMTPKTISLIVDGQSSSKTTTAADVGTVLSDAGVALGPNDRVSQPNSAPVVPNMVIKVSRVDTSKTATETENVPFDTVTTEDSTQFSDQKTVTQEGVLGLLSKTFKLVLVDGREATRTLVSSDVTVKPVLAKVTVGTKERPKPTPAATVASGASGASGPTGAPNEAMWDKVAQCESGGNWAINTGNGYYGGLQFDVQTWIGSGGGAYAPNAAAASKAQQIDIANRVYAQRGLSPWGCGWAASS